The following proteins come from a genomic window of Mariniflexile sp. TRM1-10:
- the folK gene encoding 2-amino-4-hydroxy-6-hydroxymethyldihydropteridine diphosphokinase, with protein sequence MIQPTTFYIALGSNKGDKFKNLQDAIDLIHVKIGNIIRISKVYKSPAFGFESDDFFNACLVLESHLEPETLLQQLLAIETILGRVRTQKSTYEARSIDLDIILVEDHVLNTATLQVPHPEMQNRKFVLLPLHDIAAQVKHPLLHKNVADLLAECDDDSVLEPINIWLKNPIKDYHFSKYDFIAIEGNIGAGKTSLATKIAHDFNAKLILERFADNPFLPKFYSDTQRYAFPLEMSFLADRYQQISDDLSQLDLFKDFIVSDYDVFKSLIFSKITLQEDEFKLYRKLFYLMYKDLRKPDLYVYLYQNTAQLQENIKKRGRDYEQHITNDYLEKINAGYLEFLKSQTDFNVKIIDISDRDFIENRSDYLWVLGEVCGE encoded by the coding sequence ATGATACAACCAACAACGTTTTACATAGCATTGGGCAGTAATAAAGGAGATAAATTTAAAAACCTTCAAGATGCCATCGATTTAATTCATGTTAAAATCGGGAATATTATCCGCATTTCAAAGGTTTATAAATCGCCTGCATTTGGTTTTGAAAGCGACGATTTTTTTAACGCCTGTTTGGTTTTAGAAAGTCATTTAGAACCCGAAACCCTACTTCAGCAATTATTGGCTATCGAAACCATTTTAGGACGTGTGCGTACCCAGAAAAGTACTTACGAAGCCCGAAGCATCGATTTAGATATTATTTTGGTAGAAGACCATGTTTTGAATACAGCCACCTTGCAAGTGCCACACCCCGAAATGCAAAATCGTAAGTTTGTATTGTTGCCGTTACACGATATTGCAGCCCAGGTAAAACACCCCCTATTACATAAAAATGTTGCTGATTTATTAGCCGAATGCGACGATGATAGCGTTTTGGAACCCATTAATATTTGGTTGAAAAACCCTATTAAAGACTACCATTTTTCAAAGTATGATTTCATAGCCATTGAAGGCAATATAGGTGCAGGAAAAACCAGTTTAGCGACCAAAATTGCACACGATTTTAATGCCAAACTTATTTTAGAACGCTTTGCCGACAACCCGTTTTTGCCCAAATTTTATAGCGATACACAGCGGTATGCCTTTCCTTTGGAAATGAGTTTTTTGGCAGACCGTTACCAACAAATTAGCGACGATTTATCGCAACTCGATTTATTTAAGGATTTTATTGTAAGTGATTATGATGTGTTTAAATCGCTGATATTTTCTAAAATTACCTTGCAAGAAGATGAGTTTAAGCTCTACCGCAAACTTTTTTACTTAATGTATAAAGACTTGCGTAAACCCGATTTGTATGTGTATTTATATCAAAACACTGCACAATTGCAAGAGAACATTAAAAAACGCGGACGTGATTACGAACAGCACATTACCAACGATTATCTTGAAAAAATAAATGCGGGTTATTTAGAATTTTTAAAAAGCCAAACCGACTTTAATGTCAAAATTATTGATATTTCCGATAGGGATTTTATTGAAAATAGAAGTGATTATTTATGGGTTTTGGGAGAGGTTTGTGGGGAGTGA
- a CDS encoding Eco57I restriction-modification methylase domain-containing protein: MRNAFKYLSKYSTTPKDVDRLIISAFLEINKLELKKNKLLKSYSIGQTDKEEYISLIEFILVINSDSTKFGFEELIELFEFVISPADRIINGAIYTPEKIRDYIVKESFTKATSFKNHILISDIACGCGGFLFNASKELKKRTSKTYAEIFKNNIFGIDIQEYSINRTKLLLSLLALQSNEDEIKFEFNLFQGDSLDFDWTIKIAEFKGFNIILGNPPYVCARNLDKETKEKLKGWEVCKSGNSDLYIPFFQIAIENLSENGILGFITMNSFFKSLNGRALRGYFQRKQLAISIIDFGSEQIFKSKNTYTCICFIENRNQHFITYNTSESDKLKRKQSFKKVNYKNLDSRKGWNLKDNKTISKIESTGIPFGELHQTRHGIATLKNDIYIFKPVDEDENYFYLQNGSLYKIEKGICKDIVNSNKLSREISLNNLKEKVIFPYDQQEKPKILEEELIKENFPEAYKYFQNKRKMLSERDKGKGNYENWFAFGRTQSLEKIKNKMFFPKYSDRTPNFIINSDDDLLFYNGLAVVGSSEIEMKIIKKIMESNIFWYYIKTTSKPYSSNYYSLNGNYIRNFGVCELTQDENKFLIEETDQDILNEFFEYKYEVKVR, translated from the coding sequence ATGAGAAACGCATTCAAATATTTAAGTAAATATTCTACAACCCCGAAGGATGTGGACAGACTTATTATTTCTGCTTTTCTTGAAATTAATAAATTGGAACTTAAGAAAAATAAACTTCTTAAGTCGTATTCAATTGGCCAAACAGATAAAGAGGAATACATCTCATTAATTGAATTTATATTAGTAATCAATTCTGATTCAACAAAATTTGGTTTTGAAGAACTTATTGAACTTTTTGAATTTGTAATTTCTCCTGCTGATAGAATAATTAACGGAGCTATATATACTCCTGAAAAAATCAGGGATTATATTGTTAAAGAATCTTTTACCAAAGCAACAAGTTTCAAAAATCATATTCTAATATCAGATATAGCTTGTGGCTGTGGTGGCTTTTTATTCAATGCTTCAAAGGAATTGAAGAAGAGAACCAGCAAAACCTATGCAGAAATATTCAAAAACAACATTTTTGGTATTGATATTCAAGAATACTCAATCAACAGAACTAAGCTTCTTCTTTCGCTTTTGGCTTTACAATCAAACGAGGACGAAATAAAATTTGAATTTAATTTATTCCAAGGCGATTCTCTTGATTTTGACTGGACAATTAAAATTGCTGAATTTAAAGGTTTTAATATCATTCTCGGAAACCCACCCTATGTTTGTGCTAGGAATCTTGATAAAGAAACCAAAGAAAAATTAAAAGGTTGGGAAGTTTGTAAATCTGGTAATTCTGATCTTTATATTCCATTCTTTCAGATTGCCATTGAGAATTTGTCTGAGAATGGAATCCTTGGTTTTATCACAATGAATTCCTTTTTCAAAAGCCTTAATGGAAGAGCTTTAAGAGGCTATTTCCAAAGAAAACAACTTGCTATCAGCATTATTGACTTTGGGTCAGAACAAATTTTCAAATCAAAAAATACATACACTTGTATTTGTTTCATTGAAAATAGAAACCAGCATTTCATTACATATAATACCTCTGAAAGTGATAAGTTAAAGAGAAAACAATCCTTTAAAAAGGTGAATTATAAAAATCTTGATTCTAGAAAAGGATGGAATTTAAAAGACAATAAAACCATTTCAAAAATTGAATCCACGGGTATTCCATTTGGCGAACTTCACCAAACTAGACACGGCATAGCAACACTAAAGAATGACATTTATATTTTTAAACCAGTTGACGAGGACGAAAACTATTTCTACTTGCAAAATGGTAGTTTGTATAAGATAGAAAAAGGTATTTGCAAAGACATTGTCAATTCAAATAAGTTAAGTCGAGAGATTAGTTTGAACAACCTAAAAGAGAAAGTCATTTTCCCATACGACCAACAAGAAAAACCTAAAATTCTAGAAGAAGAATTAATCAAAGAAAACTTCCCCGAAGCCTACAAATATTTTCAAAATAAAAGAAAAATGCTGTCAGAAAGGGATAAAGGTAAGGGGAACTATGAAAACTGGTTTGCATTTGGTAGAACTCAATCTTTGGAGAAGATAAAGAACAAAATGTTCTTTCCTAAATATTCTGACAGGACACCCAATTTCATTATCAATTCGGATGATGACTTACTTTTTTATAATGGATTAGCAGTTGTTGGAAGTTCTGAAATAGAAATGAAAATCATTAAAAAGATTATGGAGTCGAATATCTTTTGGTACTACATCAAGACCACAAGCAAACCTTACTCTTCAAACTACTATTCATTAAATGGAAATTACATCAGAAATTTTGGTGTTTGCGAATTGACACAAGACGAAAATAAATTCTTAATAGAAGAGACCGACCAAGATATTTTAAATGAATTTTTCGAGTATAAATATGAAGTAAAAGTAAGATAA
- a CDS encoding HNH endonuclease family protein, producing the protein MFRNEPPERTYSGKELADYRRYKDSLAKDFKNRCGYTYCLDFWFGGKTNFQIDHFKPKSKYPELERNYKNLVYSCSYVNRAKSDDFGSYIDPVDEDYNLHFYRDILGNIYPRDNSDSAKYMYIKLKLYLKRHSIIWMLDQLEQKMFTLQELIEESNNPIANELLVAVTMKYNDYKKHLRAIQ; encoded by the coding sequence TTGTTTCGAAACGAACCACCGGAAAGAACATATTCTGGTAAAGAACTGGCAGATTATAGACGATATAAGGATTCGCTCGCAAAAGATTTCAAAAATAGATGCGGATACACTTACTGTCTAGATTTTTGGTTTGGAGGGAAAACTAATTTTCAAATTGACCATTTTAAACCAAAATCAAAATATCCAGAGCTAGAAAGGAATTACAAGAATTTAGTATACTCTTGTTCCTATGTTAATAGAGCTAAAAGTGATGATTTTGGATCTTATATCGATCCAGTTGACGAAGATTACAATTTACATTTTTATAGAGATATTTTAGGAAATATATATCCTAGAGATAATTCTGATTCAGCTAAGTATATGTATATCAAGTTAAAATTGTACTTAAAGAGACATAGTATTATTTGGATGCTAGACCAACTGGAACAAAAGATGTTTACGCTTCAAGAACTTATTGAAGAATCAAACAATCCAATTGCAAATGAATTATTAGTTGCTGTCACAATGAAATATAATGACTACAAAAAACATCTTAGAGCAATTCAATGA
- a CDS encoding sensor histidine kinase, with product MDNAAQILELKKRLSQETQKDKPNTGLIASINDEIEKLEITQIPFTVSARTARLIGQENFANAEGAIIELVKNSYDADASVCIIIIDPVNDSIRILDNGDGMTEKIIRNQWMTIGTDDKKINFKTKSRIKTGAKGIGRFALDRLGKSSVMLTKTLDSESLVWDVDWNQFDNSGAVISDIKATLQIGNSDFWGEIIEMQNFTGLKDPIIDYWKEEKGTLISIDKLKDTWDERATQSLFSNLEILVPPLETNIFQLFLFSTLEPQKYGKVLPTLCDDFDYKISTIVNEDQSVSIKVFRNELNFGDLKRLGFFENSKLNQPQYQFSAFEKGMFEIKTKLESLIAGYKDIDKNNNLNKIGAFSFSFFFMKRGGGQEKDEDISKYPYKAVNYSNRSSWLDKFGGIKIFRDNFRVRPYGETKSSSFDWLDLGKRALSNPTVTRPGYRVRPQQVYGIVNISRIDNINFEDKSSREGLQENDTFSLFKEILKSIIEIFEQDRNQIMMTLKKIYDENNKKRKAKEDAEQIIKNKKETKGNSSTNDPKVEQETLISAIEAYKEDIEELQDEQKILRVLASAGLIVTSFAHEFRNHTDSILPRTDELKSVLLQVIDIEKLKELPDFFDPYVMLSDMRKQDERLKSWLDFSISSVRKDKRTRRIINMVTYIEGLEKIWSSLLSRRNIKLTIDKWKFTEVNFRGHEIDLDGIFNNLITNSVDAYKRKDSGDIRELKLSFAFNSLETNGISIVYQDFGPGLLEEISEPNRIFQPFFTTKRDDKTGEKIGTGLGMWIVKSTIDEYNGDVEIMQSRPNFKLKITLPHNL from the coding sequence ATGGATAACGCAGCACAGATATTAGAACTTAAAAAAAGGCTTTCCCAAGAAACACAGAAGGATAAGCCTAATACAGGTTTGATCGCATCCATCAATGACGAAATCGAAAAATTAGAAATAACCCAAATTCCATTTACCGTTTCGGCTAGAACAGCTCGTCTAATCGGACAAGAAAACTTTGCCAATGCCGAAGGAGCTATAATTGAATTGGTTAAAAATAGTTATGATGCTGATGCATCTGTATGTATTATTATAATTGATCCAGTAAACGATAGTATTCGAATTTTAGATAATGGAGATGGCATGACCGAAAAAATCATTCGGAACCAATGGATGACTATTGGAACTGATGATAAGAAGATCAATTTTAAAACTAAATCAAGAATTAAAACTGGAGCTAAAGGAATTGGAAGATTTGCATTAGACCGACTTGGCAAGTCTAGTGTAATGCTAACAAAAACTCTAGATTCTGAAAGTTTAGTTTGGGATGTAGACTGGAACCAGTTTGACAACTCTGGTGCAGTCATATCGGATATCAAAGCAACTCTTCAAATTGGCAATAGTGATTTTTGGGGAGAAATTATTGAAATGCAAAATTTCACTGGATTAAAAGATCCAATTATTGATTATTGGAAAGAGGAAAAGGGAACCTTAATTTCGATTGACAAACTTAAAGACACTTGGGATGAAAGAGCAACACAATCTCTATTCTCAAATCTGGAAATATTAGTTCCTCCATTGGAAACTAATATATTTCAATTATTTCTTTTTAGCACATTAGAGCCTCAAAAATACGGAAAGGTTCTACCAACTTTATGTGATGATTTTGATTATAAAATTTCAACGATTGTTAATGAAGACCAATCTGTAAGTATTAAAGTTTTCAGAAATGAACTAAACTTTGGGGATTTAAAAAGATTAGGTTTTTTTGAGAACTCAAAGCTCAATCAACCTCAATATCAATTCAGTGCTTTTGAAAAAGGTATGTTTGAAATTAAGACCAAATTAGAATCTTTAATTGCAGGTTATAAAGACATTGACAAAAACAACAACTTAAACAAAATAGGTGCTTTTTCTTTTTCCTTTTTCTTTATGAAAAGAGGTGGTGGTCAGGAAAAAGATGAGGATATTAGTAAGTATCCTTATAAGGCCGTTAATTATAGTAATCGATCAAGTTGGCTAGATAAGTTTGGTGGAATTAAAATTTTCAGAGATAATTTTAGAGTGAGACCATATGGCGAAACTAAAAGTAGCTCATTTGACTGGTTGGACTTAGGAAAAAGAGCATTAAGTAACCCCACGGTAACAAGACCAGGCTATAGAGTCCGACCTCAACAAGTTTATGGTATTGTAAATATTTCGAGAATTGATAATATCAATTTTGAAGACAAATCAAGCAGAGAAGGATTACAAGAAAATGATACTTTTTCGTTATTTAAAGAAATTTTGAAATCCATTATTGAAATTTTTGAGCAAGACAGGAATCAAATAATGATGACCCTCAAGAAAATTTATGACGAAAACAATAAAAAGAGAAAGGCAAAGGAAGATGCTGAACAAATCATAAAAAATAAGAAAGAAACTAAAGGTAATTCAAGCACTAACGATCCTAAGGTTGAACAGGAAACATTGATAAGCGCAATTGAAGCATACAAGGAAGATATTGAAGAGTTGCAAGATGAACAAAAGATTTTAAGAGTTTTAGCAAGTGCTGGGCTAATAGTTACATCTTTTGCTCACGAATTTAGAAATCATACAGATAGTATTCTTCCAAGGACTGACGAATTAAAAAGTGTCCTATTACAAGTCATTGATATTGAAAAACTAAAAGAACTTCCAGATTTTTTTGATCCTTATGTTATGCTTTCAGATATGCGAAAGCAAGATGAAAGGTTGAAATCTTGGCTTGATTTTTCAATTTCATCAGTAAGAAAAGATAAAAGAACTAGAAGAATAATTAATATGGTCACATATATAGAAGGACTAGAGAAAATATGGAGTTCCTTACTTTCAAGGCGAAACATCAAATTGACAATTGACAAATGGAAATTTACAGAAGTCAATTTCAGAGGACACGAAATTGATTTAGACGGAATTTTCAATAATCTCATCACGAATTCAGTTGATGCATACAAAAGAAAAGACTCTGGAGACATCAGAGAGTTAAAACTAAGTTTTGCATTTAATTCACTCGAAACAAATGGAATTAGTATTGTATATCAAGACTTTGGCCCTGGTCTTTTGGAAGAAATATCTGAACCAAATAGAATATTTCAACCATTTTTCACCACAAAAAGAGATGATAAGACTGGGGAAAAAATTGGTACAGGCTTAGGCATGTGGATTGTGAAATCTACTATAGATGAATATAATGGGGATGTGGAGATAATGCAATCTCGACCCAATTTCAAGCTAAAAATAACATTACCGCATAATCTTTAA
- a CDS encoding VOC family protein, with the protein MTKNNLPTMHNVGIVVESLDDAISFFTELGLKLEGRAMVEDEWAGRVTGLGSQNVEIAMMVTPDGHSRLEISRFLTPPTISDHRMAPVNALGYLRVMFTVDDLDEVLSRLSKHGAQLVGEVVQYENVYRLCYIRGIEGILIGLAEELGNNS; encoded by the coding sequence ATGACAAAAAATAATTTACCCACAATGCACAATGTAGGCATTGTTGTAGAATCCCTCGATGACGCCATCTCTTTTTTTACTGAGCTAGGCTTGAAGCTCGAAGGGCGAGCCATGGTTGAAGACGAATGGGCTGGTCGCGTTACGGGACTCGGCTCTCAGAACGTAGAGATCGCTATGATGGTTACACCGGATGGCCATAGCCGACTCGAGATTTCACGGTTTCTCACGCCGCCTACCATCTCAGATCACCGCATGGCACCTGTGAACGCTCTCGGCTACCTACGCGTTATGTTTACCGTAGACGATCTTGATGAGGTACTCTCAAGGCTTAGTAAGCATGGCGCTCAACTTGTTGGCGAAGTGGTTCAGTATGAAAACGTGTATCGGTTATGCTATATCCGCGGAATCGAAGGCATCCTTATCGGGCTAGCGGAAGAACTCGGTAATAATTCTTGA
- a CDS encoding glycoside hydrolase family 28 protein yields the protein MRPFLAIVFLILISCKTETNLGVDYSKLTTIPTKEQVGHLVLPDTIAPVEAPFDMPLFEKPTFPDRTINIKERISQNSNDITAIVETAITELSSLGGGKVIIPKGVWNTGRISLKSNVNLHIEEGAVIQFSTHVKDYQPAVFTRVESMEVMSLAACIYANNQENIAITGKGKLVGPYGGEIKERSYHTPIETLVDLTKPAEARIHDGSKEDWIFPPKFISPVNCKKVYIEGISLENTAFWNIVPVYCDNVIIRGVSVNSVGIPRGDGIDIESSKNVLIEYCTLSTGDDAFTMKSGRGEDGLNVNRATENVVVRHCLALKGHGGITCGSETAGVIRNLYVHDCVFDGTGVGIRFKTRRPRGGGGENLYYNRIRMNLEATCIKWDMLGTRAYVGELADRLPIRDVNALTPFYRNIHISNIIIENGTHFLKIYGIPESPLTNLTIDNVDANCSNLIIINDAKNVSIKNTNIKTPDSVVDILGGDTISFDNLVLDIKQSALTTPNETIETKGIHFSDSDL from the coding sequence ATGAGACCATTTTTAGCCATTGTATTTCTAATATTAATTAGTTGTAAAACGGAGACCAACTTAGGAGTTGATTATAGCAAACTAACAACCATCCCTACCAAAGAACAAGTCGGGCATTTGGTTTTACCAGACACTATTGCACCAGTTGAGGCACCGTTTGATATGCCCCTATTTGAAAAACCTACATTTCCCGATAGAACCATCAATATAAAAGAACGCATTAGCCAAAACTCAAATGATATTACGGCTATTGTTGAAACCGCCATTACCGAACTCAGCAGTTTAGGGGGTGGGAAAGTAATCATTCCAAAAGGTGTTTGGAACACTGGGCGTATTTCATTAAAAAGCAATGTAAACCTGCATATTGAAGAAGGTGCCGTAATACAATTTAGTACCCATGTAAAAGATTACCAACCTGCTGTTTTTACACGTGTTGAAAGCATGGAAGTGATGTCGCTAGCCGCATGTATTTACGCCAACAATCAAGAAAATATTGCCATTACAGGTAAAGGCAAACTCGTTGGCCCTTATGGTGGCGAAATAAAAGAACGCTCGTACCACACGCCTATTGAAACGCTTGTAGATTTAACCAAACCTGCCGAAGCGCGTATTCATGATGGCTCGAAGGAAGACTGGATCTTTCCTCCAAAATTCATTTCGCCCGTTAACTGCAAAAAGGTTTATATTGAAGGCATTTCATTAGAAAATACCGCTTTTTGGAATATTGTTCCCGTGTATTGCGACAATGTCATCATAAGAGGTGTTTCGGTAAACTCGGTGGGCATTCCCCGAGGTGATGGTATCGATATTGAATCTTCAAAAAACGTGCTTATTGAGTACTGCACACTAAGTACAGGCGATGATGCCTTTACCATGAAATCTGGTCGTGGTGAAGACGGATTAAACGTTAACAGAGCCACCGAAAATGTCGTGGTTAGACATTGTTTAGCGCTTAAAGGCCATGGTGGCATTACCTGCGGAAGTGAAACTGCAGGTGTTATTAGAAATTTATACGTCCACGATTGTGTGTTTGATGGCACAGGTGTTGGTATTCGGTTTAAAACACGCCGACCCAGAGGTGGTGGTGGCGAAAACCTGTATTACAACAGAATACGCATGAACCTTGAAGCCACTTGTATAAAATGGGACATGCTAGGCACACGAGCTTATGTGGGTGAATTGGCAGACAGACTTCCTATAAGAGACGTAAATGCCCTAACGCCTTTTTACCGAAACATACACATTTCCAATATTATTATTGAAAATGGCACACACTTTTTAAAAATTTACGGCATACCCGAATCGCCATTAACCAACTTAACTATTGATAATGTGGATGCCAACTGCAGCAATCTCATCATAATAAATGATGCTAAAAACGTAAGTATTAAAAACACGAATATCAAAACGCCAGATTCGGTGGTCGATATACTTGGTGGCGACACTATCAGCTTTGACAACCTTGTTTTAGACATAAAACAGAGCGCATTAACCACACCTAATGAAACTATTGAAACCAAAGGCATTCATTTTAGCGATAGCGATTTGTAA
- a CDS encoding class I SAM-dependent methyltransferase: MDKKPKQPWPTKDVMTQIYDMKLWGGKDFDFYSGSGSHNFEITKPYLDVLITFLEANNKSLIVCDLGCGDFNIGKHLTKYTKKYYAIDIVESLIDRNKNIFKEANLEFHCLDIAKDELPYADFIILRQVLQHLSNIEIQNVVKKLEIYKYIILTEHVPFGNFTPNKNIIFGQGIRLKQNSGVNLLEAPFRLKIKEETILNEHILENNKGRIVTTLYNLF, encoded by the coding sequence GTGGACAAAAAACCAAAACAACCTTGGCCTACTAAAGACGTAATGACCCAAATTTATGACATGAAACTTTGGGGTGGAAAAGACTTCGATTTTTATTCTGGAAGTGGCTCTCATAACTTCGAAATAACAAAACCCTATTTAGATGTTTTAATTACTTTTTTAGAAGCTAATAACAAATCTTTAATTGTTTGCGATTTAGGTTGTGGCGATTTTAACATCGGAAAACACCTTACCAAATACACTAAAAAATATTACGCTATTGATATTGTTGAAAGCCTGATTGACAGAAACAAAAACATCTTTAAAGAAGCCAACTTAGAATTTCATTGTTTGGATATTGCAAAAGATGAACTTCCATATGCAGACTTCATTATATTACGCCAAGTTTTGCAGCATTTATCTAACATAGAAATACAAAACGTTGTTAAAAAATTAGAAATTTATAAATACATTATTTTAACTGAACATGTGCCTTTTGGAAACTTTACCCCAAACAAAAATATTATTTTCGGACAAGGCATTCGATTAAAACAAAATAGCGGCGTAAATTTACTTGAAGCACCTTTCCGTTTAAAAATTAAAGAAGAAACTATTTTAAATGAGCATATACTAGAAAACAACAAAGGACGTATTGTTACTACGTTATACAACCTGTTTTAA
- a CDS encoding RNA methyltransferase, producing the protein MRKLKNSELDRLSVNDFKQVTKTPLIIILDNIRSLNNIGSVFRTSDAFLIEKIYLCGITATPPHKDIHKTALGSTETVAWEYVESTKALVEKLKTEGVKICSIEQAENATMLNDFTPNPQTTYALVFGNEVKGVAQEVVSASDLVIEIPQYGTKHSLNISVSVGVVVWDLFSKISKN; encoded by the coding sequence ATGCGAAAACTAAAAAACAGCGAATTAGACCGATTGAGCGTCAACGACTTTAAGCAGGTTACCAAAACACCGCTCATCATCATTCTCGATAATATAAGAAGCCTAAATAATATTGGCTCGGTATTCCGTACCAGCGATGCATTTTTAATCGAAAAAATTTATTTGTGCGGCATCACCGCCACACCACCACATAAAGACATTCATAAAACCGCCTTGGGAAGTACCGAAACCGTTGCTTGGGAATATGTTGAAAGCACAAAAGCATTGGTTGAAAAATTAAAAACTGAAGGCGTAAAAATCTGTTCCATCGAACAGGCAGAAAACGCCACCATGTTAAACGACTTCACACCCAATCCACAGACAACATACGCCTTGGTTTTTGGCAATGAAGTAAAAGGAGTTGCCCAAGAGGTGGTGAGTGCTAGCGATTTGGTGATTGAAATTCCGCAATACGGCACCAAACATTCGTTGAATATTTCGGTGAGTGTTGGAGTGGTTGTTTGGGATTTGTTTAGTAAAATTTCCAAAAACTAG